In the Drosophila biarmipes strain raj3 chromosome X, RU_DBia_V1.1, whole genome shotgun sequence genome, one interval contains:
- the LOC127011808 gene encoding cytochrome P450 4ae1 isoform X1 — MLVALLAAFLVARLVAWLIGLALKELRHPLRGVVPCVSRFPLVGCAWQMRSFQPDSKLWFQFFKTPNSFQLSPDLHEKFAEYVRRFGSSFMGFVLGHVIVVTAEPRHVDALLHSQQQLRKGTMYLALRGWLGNGLLLSRGEEWHTMRKIITPAFHFSILEQFIEVFDRQSSRLVDRLEPLSHGSSAVNIYPYVGLAALDIITETAMGVSVGAQGDVDSEVVHAVKDLTNVLATRFMRPHLLFPQLFRLCWPSGFRKQQAGVNCLHQFTNGIIEQRRLLLARQAHQVEPEKRHALLDTLLRATVDGQTLTDKQIRDEVNTFIFEGHDTTTSAVSFCLYLLSRHEAVQKRLFEELNEHYGQNLSRGVVYLDFAELPYLNCVVKESLRLYPPIPAVARCLEKDLAVDGGYVPAGTNVVVLLWQLLRDETLFANPLLFHPERHLGAEASRLGPYSYIPFSAGPRNCIGQKFALLEMKTMVIKMVRHYQLLPMGVDAQPSIKIVLRSKTGVNFGLRPRSY; from the exons ATGTTGGTGGCTCTGCTGGCGGCTTTCCTAGTGGCCCGTCTGGTGGCCTGGCTAATCGGCTTGGCCTTGAAAGAGCTGCGACATCCTTTGCGCGGAGTGGTGCCCTGTGTGTCGAGATTTCCTCTTGTAGGATGCGCCTGGCAGATGCGCAGTTTCCAGCCAGACAGTAAGTTGTGGTTCCAATTCTTTAAGACTCCTAATTCCTTTCAGCTTAGTCCAGATCTCCACGAGAAATTTGCCGAGTATGTCCGGCGTTTTGGTAGCAGCTTCATGGGCTTCGTCTTAGGCCACGTAATTGTGGTGACAGCGGAGCCCCGTCATGTGGATGCACTGCTGCACAGTCAGCAGCAGCTCAGAAAGGGCACCATGTATTTGGCCCTACGCGGCTGGCTTGGAAATGGTCTCCTCCTGAGCCGCGGAGAGGAGTGGCATACGATGCGAAAGATCATTACGCCCGCGTTTCACTTCAGCATATTGGAGCAATTTATCGAGGTCTTCGACAGGCAGAGCTCTAGATTGGTGGACCGTTTGGAGCCCCTATCCCACGGCAGCTCGGCCGTGAACATATATCCCTATGTGGGTTTGGCTGCCCTGGACATCATTACCGAAACGGCTATGGGAGTAAGTGTGGGCGCCCAAGGAGATGTGGATTCCGAGGTGGTGCACGCCGTCAAAGA TCTGACAAACGTGCTGGCCACCAGGTTCATGAGACCGCATCTTCTATTTCCCCAGCTCTTCCGCCTGTGCTGGCCTAGTGGTTTCAGGAAGCAGCAAGCTGGGGTCAACTGCCTGCATCAGTTCACGAATGGAATCATAGAGCAGCGCCGCCTCTTGCTGGCCAGGCAGGCCCACCAAGTGGAGCCGGAGAAGCGTCATGCCCTGCTGGACACTCTCTTGCGGGCTACTGTGGACGGACAAACGCTGACCGACAAGCAAATTCGCGATGAGGTGAATACCTTCATCTTTGAGGGCCACGATACCACGACTTCGGCGGTGTCCTTCTGTCTGTACCTGCTTTCCCGCCATGAGGCAGTGCAGAAACGgctgttcgaggagctgaatGAGCACTACGGCCAGAATTTGAGCAGGGGAGTAGTCTACTTGGATTTCGCCGAACTTCCCTATCTGAACTGCGTGGTCAAGGAGTCTCTGCGACTCTATCCGCCTATTCCGGCCGTGGCACGCTGTCTTGAAAAGGATTTGGCCGTAG ACGGCGGCTACGTCCCAGCTGGAACCAACGTGGTTGTACTTCTTTGGCAGCTTCTCCGGGATGAAACACTCTTTGCCAATCCCCTGCTCTTTCATCCGGAGCGCCATCTGGGAGCAGAGGCCTCCAGACTGGGACCCTACAGCTACATACCCTTCTCCGCAGGGCCAAGGAACTGCATCGGCCAAAAGTTTGCTCTGCTGGAGATGAAAACCATGGTGATCAAGATGGTGCGACACTACCAGCTGCTGCCAATGGGCGTGGATGCGCAGCCCTCCATTAAGATTGTGCTGCGATCGAAGACAGGGGTGAATTTTGGCCTTCGACCGCGGTCGTATTGA
- the LOC127011808 gene encoding cytochrome P450 4ae1 isoform X2: protein MLVALLAAFLVARLVAWLIGLALKELRHPLRGVVPCVSRFPLVGCAWQMRSFQPDNLHEKFAEYVRRFGSSFMGFVLGHVIVVTAEPRHVDALLHSQQQLRKGTMYLALRGWLGNGLLLSRGEEWHTMRKIITPAFHFSILEQFIEVFDRQSSRLVDRLEPLSHGSSAVNIYPYVGLAALDIITETAMGVSVGAQGDVDSEVVHAVKDLTNVLATRFMRPHLLFPQLFRLCWPSGFRKQQAGVNCLHQFTNGIIEQRRLLLARQAHQVEPEKRHALLDTLLRATVDGQTLTDKQIRDEVNTFIFEGHDTTTSAVSFCLYLLSRHEAVQKRLFEELNEHYGQNLSRGVVYLDFAELPYLNCVVKESLRLYPPIPAVARCLEKDLAVDGGYVPAGTNVVVLLWQLLRDETLFANPLLFHPERHLGAEASRLGPYSYIPFSAGPRNCIGQKFALLEMKTMVIKMVRHYQLLPMGVDAQPSIKIVLRSKTGVNFGLRPRSY from the exons ATGTTGGTGGCTCTGCTGGCGGCTTTCCTAGTGGCCCGTCTGGTGGCCTGGCTAATCGGCTTGGCCTTGAAAGAGCTGCGACATCCTTTGCGCGGAGTGGTGCCCTGTGTGTCGAGATTTCCTCTTGTAGGATGCGCCTGGCAGATGCGCAGTTTCCAGCCAGACA ATCTCCACGAGAAATTTGCCGAGTATGTCCGGCGTTTTGGTAGCAGCTTCATGGGCTTCGTCTTAGGCCACGTAATTGTGGTGACAGCGGAGCCCCGTCATGTGGATGCACTGCTGCACAGTCAGCAGCAGCTCAGAAAGGGCACCATGTATTTGGCCCTACGCGGCTGGCTTGGAAATGGTCTCCTCCTGAGCCGCGGAGAGGAGTGGCATACGATGCGAAAGATCATTACGCCCGCGTTTCACTTCAGCATATTGGAGCAATTTATCGAGGTCTTCGACAGGCAGAGCTCTAGATTGGTGGACCGTTTGGAGCCCCTATCCCACGGCAGCTCGGCCGTGAACATATATCCCTATGTGGGTTTGGCTGCCCTGGACATCATTACCGAAACGGCTATGGGAGTAAGTGTGGGCGCCCAAGGAGATGTGGATTCCGAGGTGGTGCACGCCGTCAAAGA TCTGACAAACGTGCTGGCCACCAGGTTCATGAGACCGCATCTTCTATTTCCCCAGCTCTTCCGCCTGTGCTGGCCTAGTGGTTTCAGGAAGCAGCAAGCTGGGGTCAACTGCCTGCATCAGTTCACGAATGGAATCATAGAGCAGCGCCGCCTCTTGCTGGCCAGGCAGGCCCACCAAGTGGAGCCGGAGAAGCGTCATGCCCTGCTGGACACTCTCTTGCGGGCTACTGTGGACGGACAAACGCTGACCGACAAGCAAATTCGCGATGAGGTGAATACCTTCATCTTTGAGGGCCACGATACCACGACTTCGGCGGTGTCCTTCTGTCTGTACCTGCTTTCCCGCCATGAGGCAGTGCAGAAACGgctgttcgaggagctgaatGAGCACTACGGCCAGAATTTGAGCAGGGGAGTAGTCTACTTGGATTTCGCCGAACTTCCCTATCTGAACTGCGTGGTCAAGGAGTCTCTGCGACTCTATCCGCCTATTCCGGCCGTGGCACGCTGTCTTGAAAAGGATTTGGCCGTAG ACGGCGGCTACGTCCCAGCTGGAACCAACGTGGTTGTACTTCTTTGGCAGCTTCTCCGGGATGAAACACTCTTTGCCAATCCCCTGCTCTTTCATCCGGAGCGCCATCTGGGAGCAGAGGCCTCCAGACTGGGACCCTACAGCTACATACCCTTCTCCGCAGGGCCAAGGAACTGCATCGGCCAAAAGTTTGCTCTGCTGGAGATGAAAACCATGGTGATCAAGATGGTGCGACACTACCAGCTGCTGCCAATGGGCGTGGATGCGCAGCCCTCCATTAAGATTGTGCTGCGATCGAAGACAGGGGTGAATTTTGGCCTTCGACCGCGGTCGTATTGA
- the LOC127011808 gene encoding cytochrome P450 4ae1 isoform X3 has protein sequence MRLADAQFPARHPDLHEKFAEYVRRFGSSFMGFVLGHVIVVTAEPRHVDALLHSQQQLRKGTMYLALRGWLGNGLLLSRGEEWHTMRKIITPAFHFSILEQFIEVFDRQSSRLVDRLEPLSHGSSAVNIYPYVGLAALDIITETAMGVSVGAQGDVDSEVVHAVKDLTNVLATRFMRPHLLFPQLFRLCWPSGFRKQQAGVNCLHQFTNGIIEQRRLLLARQAHQVEPEKRHALLDTLLRATVDGQTLTDKQIRDEVNTFIFEGHDTTTSAVSFCLYLLSRHEAVQKRLFEELNEHYGQNLSRGVVYLDFAELPYLNCVVKESLRLYPPIPAVARCLEKDLAVDGGYVPAGTNVVVLLWQLLRDETLFANPLLFHPERHLGAEASRLGPYSYIPFSAGPRNCIGQKFALLEMKTMVIKMVRHYQLLPMGVDAQPSIKIVLRSKTGVNFGLRPRSY, from the exons ATGCGCCTGGCAGATGCGCAGTTTCCAGCCAGACA TCCAGATCTCCACGAGAAATTTGCCGAGTATGTCCGGCGTTTTGGTAGCAGCTTCATGGGCTTCGTCTTAGGCCACGTAATTGTGGTGACAGCGGAGCCCCGTCATGTGGATGCACTGCTGCACAGTCAGCAGCAGCTCAGAAAGGGCACCATGTATTTGGCCCTACGCGGCTGGCTTGGAAATGGTCTCCTCCTGAGCCGCGGAGAGGAGTGGCATACGATGCGAAAGATCATTACGCCCGCGTTTCACTTCAGCATATTGGAGCAATTTATCGAGGTCTTCGACAGGCAGAGCTCTAGATTGGTGGACCGTTTGGAGCCCCTATCCCACGGCAGCTCGGCCGTGAACATATATCCCTATGTGGGTTTGGCTGCCCTGGACATCATTACCGAAACGGCTATGGGAGTAAGTGTGGGCGCCCAAGGAGATGTGGATTCCGAGGTGGTGCACGCCGTCAAAGA TCTGACAAACGTGCTGGCCACCAGGTTCATGAGACCGCATCTTCTATTTCCCCAGCTCTTCCGCCTGTGCTGGCCTAGTGGTTTCAGGAAGCAGCAAGCTGGGGTCAACTGCCTGCATCAGTTCACGAATGGAATCATAGAGCAGCGCCGCCTCTTGCTGGCCAGGCAGGCCCACCAAGTGGAGCCGGAGAAGCGTCATGCCCTGCTGGACACTCTCTTGCGGGCTACTGTGGACGGACAAACGCTGACCGACAAGCAAATTCGCGATGAGGTGAATACCTTCATCTTTGAGGGCCACGATACCACGACTTCGGCGGTGTCCTTCTGTCTGTACCTGCTTTCCCGCCATGAGGCAGTGCAGAAACGgctgttcgaggagctgaatGAGCACTACGGCCAGAATTTGAGCAGGGGAGTAGTCTACTTGGATTTCGCCGAACTTCCCTATCTGAACTGCGTGGTCAAGGAGTCTCTGCGACTCTATCCGCCTATTCCGGCCGTGGCACGCTGTCTTGAAAAGGATTTGGCCGTAG ACGGCGGCTACGTCCCAGCTGGAACCAACGTGGTTGTACTTCTTTGGCAGCTTCTCCGGGATGAAACACTCTTTGCCAATCCCCTGCTCTTTCATCCGGAGCGCCATCTGGGAGCAGAGGCCTCCAGACTGGGACCCTACAGCTACATACCCTTCTCCGCAGGGCCAAGGAACTGCATCGGCCAAAAGTTTGCTCTGCTGGAGATGAAAACCATGGTGATCAAGATGGTGCGACACTACCAGCTGCTGCCAATGGGCGTGGATGCGCAGCCCTCCATTAAGATTGTGCTGCGATCGAAGACAGGGGTGAATTTTGGCCTTCGACCGCGGTCGTATTGA
- the LOC127011808 gene encoding cytochrome P450 4ae1 isoform X4, producing MGFVLGHVIVVTAEPRHVDALLHSQQQLRKGTMYLALRGWLGNGLLLSRGEEWHTMRKIITPAFHFSILEQFIEVFDRQSSRLVDRLEPLSHGSSAVNIYPYVGLAALDIITETAMGVSVGAQGDVDSEVVHAVKDLTNVLATRFMRPHLLFPQLFRLCWPSGFRKQQAGVNCLHQFTNGIIEQRRLLLARQAHQVEPEKRHALLDTLLRATVDGQTLTDKQIRDEVNTFIFEGHDTTTSAVSFCLYLLSRHEAVQKRLFEELNEHYGQNLSRGVVYLDFAELPYLNCVVKESLRLYPPIPAVARCLEKDLAVDGGYVPAGTNVVVLLWQLLRDETLFANPLLFHPERHLGAEASRLGPYSYIPFSAGPRNCIGQKFALLEMKTMVIKMVRHYQLLPMGVDAQPSIKIVLRSKTGVNFGLRPRSY from the exons ATGGGCTTCGTCTTAGGCCACGTAATTGTGGTGACAGCGGAGCCCCGTCATGTGGATGCACTGCTGCACAGTCAGCAGCAGCTCAGAAAGGGCACCATGTATTTGGCCCTACGCGGCTGGCTTGGAAATGGTCTCCTCCTGAGCCGCGGAGAGGAGTGGCATACGATGCGAAAGATCATTACGCCCGCGTTTCACTTCAGCATATTGGAGCAATTTATCGAGGTCTTCGACAGGCAGAGCTCTAGATTGGTGGACCGTTTGGAGCCCCTATCCCACGGCAGCTCGGCCGTGAACATATATCCCTATGTGGGTTTGGCTGCCCTGGACATCATTACCGAAACGGCTATGGGAGTAAGTGTGGGCGCCCAAGGAGATGTGGATTCCGAGGTGGTGCACGCCGTCAAAGA TCTGACAAACGTGCTGGCCACCAGGTTCATGAGACCGCATCTTCTATTTCCCCAGCTCTTCCGCCTGTGCTGGCCTAGTGGTTTCAGGAAGCAGCAAGCTGGGGTCAACTGCCTGCATCAGTTCACGAATGGAATCATAGAGCAGCGCCGCCTCTTGCTGGCCAGGCAGGCCCACCAAGTGGAGCCGGAGAAGCGTCATGCCCTGCTGGACACTCTCTTGCGGGCTACTGTGGACGGACAAACGCTGACCGACAAGCAAATTCGCGATGAGGTGAATACCTTCATCTTTGAGGGCCACGATACCACGACTTCGGCGGTGTCCTTCTGTCTGTACCTGCTTTCCCGCCATGAGGCAGTGCAGAAACGgctgttcgaggagctgaatGAGCACTACGGCCAGAATTTGAGCAGGGGAGTAGTCTACTTGGATTTCGCCGAACTTCCCTATCTGAACTGCGTGGTCAAGGAGTCTCTGCGACTCTATCCGCCTATTCCGGCCGTGGCACGCTGTCTTGAAAAGGATTTGGCCGTAG ACGGCGGCTACGTCCCAGCTGGAACCAACGTGGTTGTACTTCTTTGGCAGCTTCTCCGGGATGAAACACTCTTTGCCAATCCCCTGCTCTTTCATCCGGAGCGCCATCTGGGAGCAGAGGCCTCCAGACTGGGACCCTACAGCTACATACCCTTCTCCGCAGGGCCAAGGAACTGCATCGGCCAAAAGTTTGCTCTGCTGGAGATGAAAACCATGGTGATCAAGATGGTGCGACACTACCAGCTGCTGCCAATGGGCGTGGATGCGCAGCCCTCCATTAAGATTGTGCTGCGATCGAAGACAGGGGTGAATTTTGGCCTTCGACCGCGGTCGTATTGA
- the LOC127011808 gene encoding cytochrome P450 4ae1 isoform X5, which produces MWIPRWCTPSKSRCLTNVLATRFMRPHLLFPQLFRLCWPSGFRKQQAGVNCLHQFTNGIIEQRRLLLARQAHQVEPEKRHALLDTLLRATVDGQTLTDKQIRDEVNTFIFEGHDTTTSAVSFCLYLLSRHEAVQKRLFEELNEHYGQNLSRGVVYLDFAELPYLNCVVKESLRLYPPIPAVARCLEKDLAVDGGYVPAGTNVVVLLWQLLRDETLFANPLLFHPERHLGAEASRLGPYSYIPFSAGPRNCIGQKFALLEMKTMVIKMVRHYQLLPMGVDAQPSIKIVLRSKTGVNFGLRPRSY; this is translated from the exons ATGTGGATTCCGAGGTGGTGCACGCCGTCAAAGAGTAGGTG TCTGACAAACGTGCTGGCCACCAGGTTCATGAGACCGCATCTTCTATTTCCCCAGCTCTTCCGCCTGTGCTGGCCTAGTGGTTTCAGGAAGCAGCAAGCTGGGGTCAACTGCCTGCATCAGTTCACGAATGGAATCATAGAGCAGCGCCGCCTCTTGCTGGCCAGGCAGGCCCACCAAGTGGAGCCGGAGAAGCGTCATGCCCTGCTGGACACTCTCTTGCGGGCTACTGTGGACGGACAAACGCTGACCGACAAGCAAATTCGCGATGAGGTGAATACCTTCATCTTTGAGGGCCACGATACCACGACTTCGGCGGTGTCCTTCTGTCTGTACCTGCTTTCCCGCCATGAGGCAGTGCAGAAACGgctgttcgaggagctgaatGAGCACTACGGCCAGAATTTGAGCAGGGGAGTAGTCTACTTGGATTTCGCCGAACTTCCCTATCTGAACTGCGTGGTCAAGGAGTCTCTGCGACTCTATCCGCCTATTCCGGCCGTGGCACGCTGTCTTGAAAAGGATTTGGCCGTAG ACGGCGGCTACGTCCCAGCTGGAACCAACGTGGTTGTACTTCTTTGGCAGCTTCTCCGGGATGAAACACTCTTTGCCAATCCCCTGCTCTTTCATCCGGAGCGCCATCTGGGAGCAGAGGCCTCCAGACTGGGACCCTACAGCTACATACCCTTCTCCGCAGGGCCAAGGAACTGCATCGGCCAAAAGTTTGCTCTGCTGGAGATGAAAACCATGGTGATCAAGATGGTGCGACACTACCAGCTGCTGCCAATGGGCGTGGATGCGCAGCCCTCCATTAAGATTGTGCTGCGATCGAAGACAGGGGTGAATTTTGGCCTTCGACCGCGGTCGTATTGA
- the LOC127011808 gene encoding cytochrome P450 4ae1 isoform X6 translates to MWIPRWCTPSKSSLTNVLATRFMRPHLLFPQLFRLCWPSGFRKQQAGVNCLHQFTNGIIEQRRLLLARQAHQVEPEKRHALLDTLLRATVDGQTLTDKQIRDEVNTFIFEGHDTTTSAVSFCLYLLSRHEAVQKRLFEELNEHYGQNLSRGVVYLDFAELPYLNCVVKESLRLYPPIPAVARCLEKDLAVDGGYVPAGTNVVVLLWQLLRDETLFANPLLFHPERHLGAEASRLGPYSYIPFSAGPRNCIGQKFALLEMKTMVIKMVRHYQLLPMGVDAQPSIKIVLRSKTGVNFGLRPRSY, encoded by the exons ATGTGGATTCCGAGGTGGTGCACGCCGTCAAAGAGTAG TCTGACAAACGTGCTGGCCACCAGGTTCATGAGACCGCATCTTCTATTTCCCCAGCTCTTCCGCCTGTGCTGGCCTAGTGGTTTCAGGAAGCAGCAAGCTGGGGTCAACTGCCTGCATCAGTTCACGAATGGAATCATAGAGCAGCGCCGCCTCTTGCTGGCCAGGCAGGCCCACCAAGTGGAGCCGGAGAAGCGTCATGCCCTGCTGGACACTCTCTTGCGGGCTACTGTGGACGGACAAACGCTGACCGACAAGCAAATTCGCGATGAGGTGAATACCTTCATCTTTGAGGGCCACGATACCACGACTTCGGCGGTGTCCTTCTGTCTGTACCTGCTTTCCCGCCATGAGGCAGTGCAGAAACGgctgttcgaggagctgaatGAGCACTACGGCCAGAATTTGAGCAGGGGAGTAGTCTACTTGGATTTCGCCGAACTTCCCTATCTGAACTGCGTGGTCAAGGAGTCTCTGCGACTCTATCCGCCTATTCCGGCCGTGGCACGCTGTCTTGAAAAGGATTTGGCCGTAG ACGGCGGCTACGTCCCAGCTGGAACCAACGTGGTTGTACTTCTTTGGCAGCTTCTCCGGGATGAAACACTCTTTGCCAATCCCCTGCTCTTTCATCCGGAGCGCCATCTGGGAGCAGAGGCCTCCAGACTGGGACCCTACAGCTACATACCCTTCTCCGCAGGGCCAAGGAACTGCATCGGCCAAAAGTTTGCTCTGCTGGAGATGAAAACCATGGTGATCAAGATGGTGCGACACTACCAGCTGCTGCCAATGGGCGTGGATGCGCAGCCCTCCATTAAGATTGTGCTGCGATCGAAGACAGGGGTGAATTTTGGCCTTCGACCGCGGTCGTATTGA
- the LOC108023447 gene encoding exopolyphosphatase PRUNE1 — MCFLRFLAQARSTLGRHLAEVSPAAWAAAPVDSGRKLHLVMGNESCDLDSAVSAVTLAFVYAERHREHDYVPILNIPRRDYPLKTEVGHLFVKCGIAEPVLLFRDDIPKEVAQDVSVILVDHHVSPLAANVREILDHRPLEDSSSSFKQLPGGCEMDIDEAVGSCATLVAQRYLNEKQPRSVGVAQMLHATIVLDTINFAPAAKRYGPKDVAMVEQLERELNRQDDQRSSLFDELVAARADISKLTLTEVLRKDMKILQTDRQVVPLAGMPILVRDFVEKSGAEKAVREFGVESNLLVILGMYVSPADGQVQRDLALISLSGQSQFVERVRHALMESKDPKLELRPHEVDTRFMGGCFLRQHNVQATRKHILPIVKRALLEWEADHACDCDEVYFFKEKPQLGLS; from the exons ATGTGTTTTCTGCGTTTCCTGGCCCAGGCCCGCAGCACCTTAGGGCGG CATCTGGCGGAGGTGTCACCTGCTGCCTGGGCAGCGGCTCCCGTCGATTCCGGCCGGAAATTGCATCTGGTCATGGGAAACGAGTCGTGCGACCTGGACTCGGCCGTGTCTGCCGTCACCCTGGCCTTTGTCTACGCCGAGCGCCATCGTGAGCACGACTACGTGCCCATTCTGAACATTCCTCGCCGGGATTACCCTCTGAAAACGGAggtgggccacttgtttgtcaAGTGCGGGATTGCCGAGCCAGTGTTGCTCTTCCGTGACGATATTCCCAAGGAAGTGGCTCAGGATGTGAGCGTTATCCTTGTGGATCACCATGTCAGCCCGCTGGCGGCAAATGTGAGGGAGATTTTGGATCACAGGCCCTTGGAAGACAGTAGTTCATCCTTTAAGCAGCTGCCAGGCGGTTGCGAGATGGACATTGATGAGGCAGTGGGATCCTGCGCCACTCTGGTGGCCCAGCGCTATTTAAACGAAAAGCAGCCCCGATCCGTTGGCGTTGCCCAGATGCTGCACGCCACAATCGTGCTGGACACCATCAACTTTGCCCCCGCGGCCAAGCGTTATGGGCCAAAAGATGTGGCTATGGTCGAGCAGCTGGAGAGGGAGTTGAACCGCCAGGACGATCAAAGAAGCAGTCTTTTCGATGAGCTGGTGGCTGCAAGGGCGGATATCAGTAAGCTTACTCTCACCGAGGTGCTGCGCAAGGATATGAAGATCCTACAAACCGATCGTCAGGTGGTTCCCCTAGCTGGAATGCCCATCCTTGTCAGGGATTTCGTGGAGAAAAGCGGCGCCGAGAAGGCCGTACGCGAGTTCGGCGTGGAGAGTAACCTACTGGTTATCCTGGGAATGTATGTCTCACCCGCCGACGGACAAGTGCAGCGGGACCTGGCCTTGATCTCCCTCTCCGGCCAGAGCCAGTTTGTGGAACGTGTGCGGCACGCGCTAATGGAGTCCAAGGATCCCAAGCTGGAGCTGCGACCTCATGAGGTGGACACCCGCTTCATGGGCGGATGCTTCCTGCGCCAACACAATGTTCAGGCCACCAGAAAGCACATCCTTCCCATCGTGAAGCGAGCTCTGCTCGAATGGGAGGCAGATCATGCATGCGATTGCGACGAGGTATACTTCTTCAAGGAGAAACCGCAGCTGGGACTCTCCTAA
- the LOC108023444 gene encoding 60S ribosomal export protein NMD3, whose protein sequence is MDHEYAGVTPLGAGEGKSAASNAVVLCCECGVTIQPNPANMCVTCLRNHVDITENIPKQAVLHFCRNCERYLQPPNEWIQASLESRELLAVCLKKLKGLKEVKLVDAGFIWTEQHSKRIKVKLTVHGEITGGTVLQQVFVVEFTVQNQMCNDCHRTEAKDFWRCLVQVRQRAENKKTFYYLEQLILKHKAHENTLGIKPEHGGLDFFYASDNHARRMVDFLLTMVPGKVTTSKRLISHDIHSNNYNYKYNWSVEIAPVSKDSAVCLSKKLRHQLGNLSPLVLVNRVSSSIHLIDPLTAQIAELTSQVYFRAPFEAICNPKQLVEYVVMDIDLIMEKDRKTYPGQGQVSFKHVLCDIWVVRASELGINDNPIHTRSHLGHLLKVGDSVMGYNTGEANINDQEFDKLSPDLIPDVILVRKHYDRQTRLSQRVWKIKHLAAEATDERSKYDYHEFLDDLEENEDIRGQVNIYRDTNKTIPIEVQGAGGDVPQITLEEMLEDMTLECADDEMGEEGGAEEAEPQL, encoded by the exons ATGGATCACGAATACGCTGGCGTTACCCCGCTGGGCGCCGGGGAGGGCAAGAGCGCCGCCTCGAACGCAGTGGTACTATGCTGCGAGTGCGGAGTGACCATCCAGCCGAATCCGGCCAACATGTGCGTCACCTGCCTTCGCAACCATGTCGACATCACGGAGAACATCCCGAAGCAGGCGGTGCTCCACTTCTGTCGCAATTGCGAGCGCTATCTGCAACCGCCCAACGAGTGGATTCAGGCCTCTTTGGAGTCCCGCGAACTCCTGGCCGTTTGCCTCAAGAAGTTAAAAGGCCTGAAGGAGGTGAAGCTTGTGGATGCCGGCTTTATCTGGACGGAGCAGCACTCCAAGCGCATAAAGGTCAAGCTGACCGTGCACGGCGAGATCACCGGAGGAACGGTGCTGCAGCAGGTCTTCGTGGTGGAGTTCACCGTGCAGAATCAGATGTGCAACGATTGCCATCGCACCGAGGCCAAAGACTTCTGGCGCTGCCTGGTGCAAGTCCGCCAGCGGGCGGAGAACAAAAAGACCTTCTACTACCTGGAGCAGCTGATCCTCAAGCACAAGGCCCACGAGAACACGTTGGGCATAAAGCCGGAGCACGGCGGTCTGGATTTCTTCTACGCCAGTGACAACCATGCCCGGCGCATGGTGGACTTCCTGCTGACCATGGTGCCCGGCAAGGTGACAACCTCCAAGCGTCTCATCTCGCACGACATCCACAGTAACAATTACAACTACAAGTACAACTGGTCGGTGGAAATAGCTCCGGTATCAAAGGACAGTGCCGTTTGCCTGTCCAAGAAGCTGCGCCACCAGCTGGGTAATCTCTCGCCATTGGTCCTGGTTAACCGGGTGTCTAGCAGCATTCATTTGATTGATCCGCTGACCGCACAGATCGCAGAACTTACCTCGCAGGTGTACTTCAG AGCTCCTTTTGAGGCCATCTGCAATCCCAAGCAGCTGGTGGAGTACGTCGTCATGGACATTGATTTGATCATGGAAAAGGATCGCAAGACCTATCCCGGCCAAGGGCAGGTCTCCTTTAAGCACGTCCTCTGCGACATTTGGGTGGTGCGAGCCTCGGAACTGGGCATAAACGACAACCCCATCCACACACGTTCCCACTTGGGTCACTTGCTCAAAGTGGGCGACTCTGTGATGGGCTACAACACTGGCGAGGCCAACATCAACGACCAGGAGTTCGACAAACTATCGCCGGACCTTATTCCAGATGTGATCCTTGTGCGCAAACACTACGATCGCCAGACTAGGCTTAGCCAGCGTGTGTGGAAGATCAAGCATCTGGCGGCGGAGGCCACCGATGAGCGCAGCAAGTACGATTATCATGAGTTCCTCGACGATCTCGAGGAGAACGAGGATATCCGCGGACAGGTCAACATCTATCGCGACACCAACAAGACGATACCCATTGAGGTGCAGGGCGCTGGCGGAGATGTGCCCCAGATCACACTGGAGGAGATGCTGGAGGACATGACGCTCGAGTGTGCCGATGACGAGATGGGCGAGGAAGGAGGTGCCGAGGAGGCCGAGCCGCAGTTGtag
- the LOC108023448 gene encoding uncharacterized protein LOC108023448 produces the protein MQKKPINANSLLDKLHRGAVYACIGVTLYGTYILGMRYYHYYTVIRPEKQQAELKLLDEGAHDKAKELKY, from the coding sequence ATGCAGAAGAAGCCCATCAACGCCAACTCGCTGCTGGACAAGCTGCACCGCGGCGCCGTCTACGCCTGCATCGGGGTCACCCTCTACGGCACCTACATCCTGGGGATGCGCTACTACCACTACTACACGGTCATCCGGCCGGAGAAGCAGCAGGCGGAACTGAAGCTCCTGGACGAGGGGGCCCACGACAAGGCCAAGGAGCTCAAGTACTAG